Part of the Vicinamibacteria bacterium genome is shown below.
GTGGGGGGCCACCCGAAAGACGAACTTCTTCAAGAGGACGCCGTCGTCGCCGAAGAAGGAGGCCAGGCTCTGGGCCATGGGCGTGGCCTTGACGCCGTTGGCGGCGCGCACCATATCCAGGACCAGCCCCGGGGCCGGCTCCCGCGCGCCGGGGGCCTCCCCTTCCTTGGCCGCCTCCCCCACCAGGATCACGTAGAGGGGGACCTTCATCTCCCCGATCAAGCCCAGGAGCTTCTTGGCCACGAAGGCTTTTAGGTCCTCGCCCTTGGGGACCCCCATGTCCTCCCAGTCCTGCGCGCTCGGGTCCAGGAGGGCGTCGGTGAGCAGGATGATGCGAAAGTCGGTGCTCGGGGGGTACTCCCGGATGAGCTCCCGGGCCCTGGCGAATGCGAAGTAGAAGTCCGTCCATTGCCCGTTGTTGCGGTACTTGGTGACGTCGTCCACGAAGATCTCGTGCCGACCGCCGAAGAGGATCATGCGGTAGCGCTGCCCTTTGAGGAAGGTGAACATCTTCTCCAGCGCCGCCACCCGCTTCTCGTCGGGATCGAGGGGGGGCAGGGAGGCGGAGTTGTCGATGAGGAATAGGATGAGGGGCCCCTCGGGAGCGGGAGCGGCCGCGGAGGGCGTCATCTTGGGGCTCGGGCTCGCGGCCATCAGCAGCAGGCCGAGGAGAGGCAGGGCGTCCATACTCCGGCCCGCATTCTACTACGCCCGTCGTGGCCGCCTTCGATCGGTATAATCCCCAGACATGAAAGCGGGAATCATCGGACTTTCCTCCGTCGGCAAGAGCACCCTCTTCCAGCTCCTTACGGGAGCGGCCGCTCCCGCCGCGGGACGACCCGAGGCCCGGGTGGGGATCGCCCGCGTCCCTGACCCCCGCGTCCATGCCCTGGCCGAGATGTACAAGCCCAAGAAGAGCACTTGGGCCACCGTGGAGTACGTGGACGTGCCCGGAGTGGCCAAGGGGGAGGGCGCCGCCCTCGTTGACCTCCCCGCCTTGCGGGGGGTGGATGCCCTCCTGCACGTGGTGCGCGCCTTCGCGTCCGAGACCGTTGCCCACCCCGACGGCTCCGTCGACCCCCTCCGCGACGCCAAGATGCTGGAGCTGGAGCTGATCCTGGCCGACCTCGGCGCCGTGGAGCGACGCCTCGAGCGCCTGGAGGGGAACATCAAGAAGGCCAAGAAGCCCGAGGACGTGGCCGAACGCGCCGTCTTCATTAAGATGAAGGACTGGCTGGAGGGGGAGCGGCCGCTGCGCGAGCTGGTGCTGGAGGAGGACGAGCGCCGACGCCTGCGCAGCTACTCCTTCCTCTCCGAGAAGCCTGTCCTCCTGGTGGTGAACCTGGGGGAAGACGGGATCCGGGGGGCGGCAGCCTTTCTCGAGAGCTCCGGCCTCGTCAACTTAGCGGCCCGCCCCGGCCTCGCCCTCTGCCCCGTCTCCGCCCCCATCGAGGCCGAGATGGGCCTGCTCTCCCCCGAGGACGCCCGCGCCTTCCGGGAAGACCTCGGCCTCAGCGAGCCCGGCTTGGACCGGGTGATCCAGACATCCTACGCGCTGCTCGGGCTCATCTCCTTCCTGACCGCGGGGGACGACGAGTGCCGGGCCTGGACCATCCGCCGCGGGACCCGCGCGCAGGTGGCGGCGGGAACCATCCACTCCGACATCGAGCGCGGCTTCATCCGGGCGGAGGTGGTGGCTTTCACGGACCTCATGAGCGCGGGCTCCCTCGCCGCCTGCCGGGAAAAGGGGACGCTGCGCCTGGAGGGGAAGGACTACGAGGTCCAGGACGGCGACGTCATCAATTTCCGGTTCAATGTCTGAAGCGGCCAAAAGCGGCGGGACCCGATTTGGAGTCCAAAGGGGGTGCGTGGCACCCTGACTCGCACACATGACGGCCGCTACGGCCAGGAGGGCCGGACGTAGACGCGCGGCGGGCGGCCAGAGCCCCGCCGACGCCCTGGCGTACGCCGCGAGAGCCGTGAACGGCACGCCGTTGACGCCGATTCCTTCGATTTCCTTTTCCGGGCGTGGGCGCTGATGGACTGTCCCGCCTGTCATCGCCCCCTCAGCCGGGTGCGGCCGCGATGCCTCTACTGCGGGGCGGCCGTGCCCGCCGACCTCCTGGCCGCCGCGGCCCCGACACCCGCTCCCGCCGTTCCCGCCCCCGAGCGCCTGCTCCTCGTGCTCGACCTCTCGAGGGTCACCGCGGAGACGCTGGCCCCGGCCCTCGGCTTGCTCCCCGCCGAGGCGGCCCGGCGCGTGCGGCGTGGAGGCTACCAGCTCCACCGCATCGCCTTTAGGGAAGCCGCGTCCACGGAAACGGACCGGCTGCGGGGGGCCGGGCTCTTCGTGATTGAGGTGCCGGAGGCGGAGGCCCACGTGCGGCCCCTCCTGGCCAAGGGCGGCACGCAGGATGCGGACGGGCTGAGCCTGCGGGCCGAAGGGGGAGCCCTGCGGGTCTCCCCCGGCCAGGTCCTCCTGGTGGTTCGGGGCCCGATCGCCCGCGAGTACCAGGCGCTTCCCACCCACAGGCGGGTCTCGGCCGCCCGGCCCGAGGAGGGCCACCGGATCCACCTCCACCTTCGGGGCGAGCCGCGGCCGCTCGAGCTGGACCCCGCGAACTTTGAGTTCGGACGCGCGCCCACGGCGGGGTCCTCGCTGCTGGAGCTGAACGCTTGGGTCGAGGCCATCGCCCCCGAGGCCCCCCGCGACGAGGCCTTCCGCCAGGAGCCCCCGGCCTTGAGCCTGGCCGCGCCCGCGGAGAGGGAGGTCGCGGCCCGCGCGCTAAACCCCCCGCGCGAGAAGGAGCCCCCCCCGATCCTGGAGAACCTCGAGCAGTTCCGCTTCTATTCCGCGTGGCGCGCGGCCGTGGAGCGAAGGCGTTGAGGGAGGGATGGGGACGGCGCGACGTCCTGCTCCTCGCCCTCCTGGCCCTCTTCCCGCTCCTGGCCTACGCCCCGGCCTGGACGCAGGGGCGGCTCTTGGGTCCGGGCGATGGGGCGGCCCTGCACTACCCGCTCCGGACCGAGGTCTGGCGGGCCTATGACCGCGGCGAGGTCCCCTCCTGGAACTCCGGGATCTTCTCCGGCACGCCCCTGCTCTCCTCCTATCGGCCAGGGGCCTTCTACCCGCCCATGGCCCTCCTCTTCCTCCTCCCTCCCTTCACCGCCTTTCAGGTGCTCGTTCTCTTGTCGCTCTCCGCGGCCTCTGTCCTGACCTTCCTCTACGTGCGACGCCTGGGCGGAGAGCGGGCGGGGGCGTATGTTTCCGCGCTCGCCTTCGCCCTCGGCCCCTACCTCGTCGGGCACCTGGGCGACACCGCCACCATCGTCGCGGCTCCCCCGCTCCTCCTGGTCTTGCTGGCCGCGGAGGCACACATGGCGGACGCGGGCCGCGCGATCCGCCTCGCCGCGGCGGTGGCCTTGCTCCTCCTCGCCGGCTCGCCGGAGGCGGCCCGCGCGGGAGGGGCTCTCCTCCTCGGCCGCCTGGTGGTGGGCCACGTTTTTGCCCGCGGCGTTCCCGGCCCCTCCTTGCGGGCCAGCGGGCTCGCCCTTCTCTCGGGCGTCCTCCTGGCCGCCCCCCAGCTCCTGCCCACCCTCATGGCCGCCCGCGAGGCCGGCCCCCCCCCGACCGGGCTGGCCACGGCGGAAGTCGGCGTCCTGCCGGGGGTGACCGGCTTCGTGCTCCGCTACGTGTCCCACACCCCCGCCCCCGCGCTGGCCCTGGCCGCCCTGCCCCTCGCCCTCGCCCGGCCCAGCGTCCGCGTGCTGGGCCTCGCCCTCGCGGCATGCCTCGCCCTTCAGGGAAGTCGGGAATCCCTCTCCGCGCCGGGAGCGGCCGCCCTCGTCTTCGACCTCGCACTCGCGGTCCTGGCCGGCCTCTCTCTCTCCACCCAATGGGTGGCGCGGCGGGAGGGGCTGGGCCGGCGGATGCGGGCCCACTTCCTGCTCGCCGCCCTGGCCTCCGCCGCCGCCCTCTCCGTGGCGGCGGCCGTGGTCGGTCCCCTGCCCCAGACCCTGGCCGGCGCGGTGGGCGTTCTCGCTCTGGCCCTCATCCTTTATTTCACCCTCGCGGAGTCACCCAACCCCGTGAAGGCCTACCTCTGGCTGCTGCCCCTCAGCGTGTCCTTCCTCCTCCAGCCCCACGGCCGCGAGGCCTGGGCGGGAGCGCCCACCCAAGGAGACCTCCTGCGCGGCACGCCCACCCGCGAGGCCATCGACCGGGCCATGGCGGGACGGCCGGAGGAGCGGATCCTGGCCCTCGTCCGGGAGTGGCCGCGGGAGGAGGCCAGCGACCTCGCCTACGCCAACCTGGGCGCGCTCGCGGGACGCCGGAACGCCAACGGCTACGACCCGCTCGTCCCCCGGCTGCGGCTCTCGGTCTTCGACGGGATGGACGCAGGGGGGGCCCTGCCCGCCGGCTTCTTCCGCACCGACCCCGGGCGCCTCGAGCTCCTGGGTGTCCGCTGGGTGGAGGTGCCCTCCTCCGCTCTCACCACGACCGCGGATCCCGAGGGGCTCGGCGATCTCGTCGACCTCCCCCTGGAGCCGGAGCGCCCCCGCTTCTTTCCCCTTCCCCTCACCCGCGCCACCGAGGTCCGCCTCTCCTCTTGGCTCTCCTACGCGGTCGAGGTGCCCCAGGAGACGCCGGTCGCGGAGGTGCTCGTGCGGCTGGCCACCGGACGCGAGGTAGCGCTCTCCTTCCGGGCGGGGGTCGATACCGCGGAGTGGGCTTACGACCGGCCGGACGTGCTCCCGCGCGTGCGCCACCAGCGCGCGCGGGTCCTGGAGAGCTTCCCCGGCCCGGAGGGCGGCTTTGAGGGCCATCACTACAAGGCCATCCTCATGCTCCCCGCCCGCTATCTCTTGGACGGGGTCCGCATCCGAACCCTCCCCGGCCCCTGGCGGCTTTCCCTCGGACGACTGGGGGTCTTCGACGCGGTCAAAGGGCGCGCGGTTGCGGTCTCCGT
Proteins encoded:
- the ychF gene encoding redox-regulated ATPase YchF, with amino-acid sequence MKAGIIGLSSVGKSTLFQLLTGAAAPAAGRPEARVGIARVPDPRVHALAEMYKPKKSTWATVEYVDVPGVAKGEGAALVDLPALRGVDALLHVVRAFASETVAHPDGSVDPLRDAKMLELELILADLGAVERRLERLEGNIKKAKKPEDVAERAVFIKMKDWLEGERPLRELVLEEDERRRLRSYSFLSEKPVLLVVNLGEDGIRGAAAFLESSGLVNLAARPGLALCPVSAPIEAEMGLLSPEDARAFREDLGLSEPGLDRVIQTSYALLGLISFLTAGDDECRAWTIRRGTRAQVAAGTIHSDIERGFIRAEVVAFTDLMSAGSLAACREKGTLRLEGKDYEVQDGDVINFRFNV
- a CDS encoding YfhO family protein — its product is MREGWGRRDVLLLALLALFPLLAYAPAWTQGRLLGPGDGAALHYPLRTEVWRAYDRGEVPSWNSGIFSGTPLLSSYRPGAFYPPMALLFLLPPFTAFQVLVLLSLSAASVLTFLYVRRLGGERAGAYVSALAFALGPYLVGHLGDTATIVAAPPLLLVLLAAEAHMADAGRAIRLAAAVALLLLAGSPEAARAGGALLLGRLVVGHVFARGVPGPSLRASGLALLSGVLLAAPQLLPTLMAAREAGPPPTGLATAEVGVLPGVTGFVLRYVSHTPAPALALAALPLALARPSVRVLGLALAACLALQGSRESLSAPGAAALVFDLALAVLAGLSLSTQWVARREGLGRRMRAHFLLAALASAAALSVAAAVVGPLPQTLAGAVGVLALALILYFTLAESPNPVKAYLWLLPLSVSFLLQPHGREAWAGAPTQGDLLRGTPTREAIDRAMAGRPEERILALVREWPREEASDLAYANLGALAGRRNANGYDPLVPRLRLSVFDGMDAGGALPAGFFRTDPGRLELLGVRWVEVPSSALTTTADPEGLGDLVDLPLEPERPRFFPLPLTRATEVRLSSWLSYAVEVPQETPVAEVLVRLATGREVALSFRAGVDTAEWAYDRPDVLPRVRHQRARVLESFPGPEGGFEGHHYKAILMLPARYLLDGVRIRTLPGPWRLSLGRLGVFDAVKGRAVAVSVTGAYLSDTVRLREAAATPLVKLYQVLRGLGPARVVDGLRRFPEEEALLSALRAPTRAGIDSRREALITLADAQGVVVPEEGRRTMRAEVVRAVGTRLEVRAEGAGVLVITEGWDPGWSAEVDGVGARILRVNGTHMGVVLSAGTHRIVLRHHARGLMAGTLLAALGAVGLLLARRGWRI